From a single Paraburkholderia edwinii genomic region:
- a CDS encoding porin, with translation MTLVGFGFTAGNTAHAQSSVTLYGSLDGGLRNLVNGTKAGGAALSMASNGTYNSNRWGFIGKEDLGGGYYVRFNLEAGYVLSTGQNNNTNNQLFQRTSTVGFGGPFGQVDIGRQFTLQHFLTKDFEPFDFHYLSITEATAVSGGNTGRDDNDINYHGNFGPWVLRGEVAVGGVPGSVAQGSVLAGGLNYRTETVKLGAGYTHRSNPLTATSSQFFNNDQYTAGGTLSVGPVDMMAGYSLDMQAVPANVRGKTRNQYLWGGVRYQVTRFFNATAAYYDNKNTTAGVDGRKDVAILGIVYLLSKRTELYADIDYTHFTGVYVKNASLNASGHEKQTGISFGINHWF, from the coding sequence ATGACGTTGGTAGGGTTCGGCTTCACAGCAGGCAATACCGCGCATGCGCAAAGCAGCGTGACGCTATACGGTTCGCTCGATGGCGGTTTGCGCAATCTGGTGAACGGGACCAAAGCAGGCGGCGCAGCGCTTTCGATGGCGTCGAACGGCACGTATAACTCGAACCGTTGGGGCTTTATCGGCAAGGAAGATCTGGGCGGCGGGTACTACGTGCGCTTCAATCTCGAAGCGGGCTATGTGCTTTCCACAGGCCAGAACAACAACACGAACAACCAGCTGTTCCAGCGTACGTCGACGGTCGGTTTCGGCGGACCGTTCGGGCAGGTCGATATCGGCCGGCAATTTACGTTGCAGCACTTTTTGACCAAGGACTTCGAACCGTTCGATTTCCACTATCTGAGCATCACGGAAGCGACGGCCGTATCGGGCGGAAACACAGGCCGCGACGACAACGACATCAACTATCACGGCAATTTCGGGCCGTGGGTGTTGCGCGGCGAAGTGGCGGTGGGTGGTGTGCCGGGCAGCGTCGCGCAAGGTTCGGTGCTCGCGGGCGGCCTGAACTACCGCACCGAGACGGTGAAGCTCGGCGCAGGCTATACGCACCGCTCGAATCCGTTGACTGCGACCTCGAGCCAGTTCTTCAATAACGACCAGTACACGGCAGGCGGCACGCTTTCCGTTGGCCCGGTCGACATGATGGCCGGCTACTCGCTCGATATGCAGGCCGTACCCGCTAACGTGAGGGGCAAGACGCGCAACCAGTACCTGTGGGGCGGCGTGCGTTATCAGGTCACACGGTTTTTCAATGCGACGGCCGCGTATTACGACAACAAGAACACCACGGCCGGTGTGGATGGACGCAAGGACGTGGCGATTCTCGGCATCGTTTATCTGCTGTCGAAGCGCACCGAGCTTTATGCGGACATCGACTATACGCACTTCACCGGTGTGTATGTGAAGAATGCGTCGCTCAACGCATCGGGGCATGAAAAGCAGACGGGTATTTCGTTCGGTATCAACCACTGGTTCTAA